A window of the Xenopus laevis strain J_2021 chromosome 9_10L, Xenopus_laevis_v10.1, whole genome shotgun sequence genome harbors these coding sequences:
- the prf1.L gene encoding perforin 1 L homeolog precursor has product MLHFFMIICFIPLICSSAPLLHTVTCKQGTKTQCLKASFVPGHNLPARGIDIVTMKSAGNILFNTQQYMKNNTCKLCQDSQDKDKWWKLPRALEQWNMQSSCRRTMVSKVLQSPVLVAKEVASRVQNDWTNDLNLTCTELQGNVAMAGAQSKMVQFAFEKLHLDKYTFLSHKFECEYYSFQMSRHWNLSPHFLKALVQLPNYYNSRSNVQYQQLIASYGTHYITDATMGGQLQEVTALRTCEVALSDSTMQLVKDCREAEIMAAVVGPNNTMLSQICVPSTRKYIYVGNFHQGFNERFREVAGGNAMFDLHNHLSGENKWLKSTEKDPALLNYSLMPIHTLINSRSPKRESLRIALSEYIKKRSLKIECPCSGNTYPSQREDCSCSCSPSKYTNSDCCPTRKGLAKLIIEIRSATGLNGDYFSSTDSYVNFYFNGYEKETETIFDNDDPMWNETLDFGMVELGPLKKYTIEVWDEDITTDNDLLLTCKGILKAGNNKMSCQYSDMQLVYTLYTTCAPYLGGEYCDEYIPSSP; this is encoded by the exons ATGCTCCATTTCTTCATGATCATCTGTTTCATCCCTTTGATATGTTCTTCCGCTCCCCTGCTTCACACCGTTACTTGTAAGCAAGGCACGAAGACACAATGTCTCAAGGCCTCCTTTGTACCAGGGCACAACCTCCCTGCAAGAGGAATAGATATAGTGACCATGAAGAGTGCTGGGAACATTCTGTTTAACACCCAGCAGTACATGAAAAATAACACTTGTAAATTGTGCCAAGATTCTCAAGATAAAGACAAATGGTGGAAATTACCTAGAGCCCTGGAGCAATGGAATATGCAAAGTTCCTGCAGAAGGACCATGGTGAGCAAAGTCTTACAATCTCCAGTCTTAGTGGCCAAGGAAGTGGCATCACGTGTGCAGAATGATTGGACAAATGATCTGAATTTGACATGCACAGAACTGCAAGGAAACGTAGCCATGGCTGGTGCCCAATCCAAAATGGTGCAGTTTGCTTTTGAGaaattgcatttggacaaatataCTTTCCTCTCCCACAAGTTTGAATGTGAATATTACAG TTTTCAGATGTCTAGGCATTGGAACCTAAGTCCACATTTTTTGAAAGCTCTTGTCCAGCTCCCTAACTACTATAACTCCCGAAGCAACGTACAGTATCAACAACTGATAGCCTCGTATGGCACACACTATATCACTGATGCAACAATGGGGGGGCAGTTGCAGGAAGTGACTGCATTAAGAACCTGCGAAGTGGCTTTGAGTGATAGCACAATGCAGCTGGTGAAAGACTGCCGGGAAGCAGAGATCATGGCTGCTGTGGTTGGTCCAAACAACACAATGCTAAGTCAGATATGTGTGCCTTCAACCAGAAAATATATTTACGTAGGAAACTTCCATCAGGGATTTAATGAAAGGTTTCGGGAG GTGGCAGGAGGAAATGCCATGTTTGACCTTCATAATCATTTGTCTGGGGAAAATAAGTGGTTGAAGAGTACTGAGAAGGATCCTGCTCTACTGAATTACTCATTGATGCCCATCCACACCTTAATTAATTCCAGAAGTCCTAAGAGAGAAAGCCTAAGAATTGCTCTCAGTGAATACATCAAAAAGAGGTCCTTGAAGATAGAATGTCCATGCTCAGGAAATACCTATCCAAGCCAGAGGGAGGATTGCTCTTGTTCTTGTTCCCCATCCAAATATACCAACTCAGACTGCTGCCCAACAAGAAAAGGATTAGCCAAGTTAATCATTGAAATTAGATCTGCCACGGGTCTGAATGGAGACTATTTCTCATCAACAGACAGTTATGTAAACTTCTATTTCAATGGATATGAAAAAGAGACTGAAACTATATTTGACAATGATGATCCTATGTGGAATGAAACACTTGATTTTGGGATGGTAGAGCTTGGCCCTCTGAAAAAGTACACTATAGAGGTGTGGGATGAAGACATTACAACAGATAATGACCTACTCTTAACATGTAAGGGAATTCTAAAAGCAGGGAATAATAAAATGTCATGCCAATACAGTGATATGCAATTAGTGTACACCCTTTACACAACCTGTGCCCCTTATCTTGGAGGTGAATATTGTGATGAATACATTCCCAGTTCACCATGA
- the LOC108703863 gene encoding LOW QUALITY PROTEIN: perforin-1 (The sequence of the model RefSeq protein was modified relative to this genomic sequence to represent the inferred CDS: inserted 2 bases in 1 codon; substituted 3 bases at 3 genomic stop codons): MALDDPQQLADLTGIMVMSSILLVKGGAGWVSRMFHQLIFLLFVISLSSPLTAKPLKYACQXPKDCEKASFVPGHTLLGGGLNIVTMKRTHAFLLDLQTYKKKNQTCTXCKNIHHQNVLEKIPIAMIDWQPQSSCSKSITSSNSHSKVSLANQETSSISNNWKQGLDLFSQLNVAIGGSHSXMATFAETKAITDKYEFLSNELQCSFYSYRLSPDTPLSRDFAKGVHQLPASYNATTKEKYHNLISTFGTHYITQAQVGGRLKEVTAIRTCQVAMNSLKISDVKDCLELESANTAKGKTKNASGSMNLKLCKEMAKDMSQXSNFHTTFNERMFEVKGGRATLNLFDEKSGGKPGVFSAWMESLKTIPDLVTFSLKPIHNLVRFSGPQKDNLKIAVSNYINGMALHMKCSCSGNAHQSHNGDCSCFCPATKYGNSDCCPTNKGLAHLVLNVDKASGLYGDYFGKSDAYVIFKFDDHEEKTKTVWNNDNPAWKDSYPIGMVELSAVKKFTIEVWDEDYGYDDDLLGKCSEPLMSEFSKKTCRLDYGTLSYSLNVTCVTHLQGNFCQDYRPVPP, translated from the exons ATGGCTCTGGATGACCCCCAGCAGCTTGCTGACTTAACAGGGATAATGGTCATGTCATCAATATTACTTGTGAAAGGAGGAGCAGG GTGGGTGTCAAGAATGTTCCATCAATTGATTTTCCTGCTATTTGTAATTTCACTGTCCTCTCCCTTGACAGCAAAACCCTTAAAATATGCATGCCA CCCAAAAGACTGTGAAAAGGCTTCATTTGTTCCTGGTCATACCTTACTGGGAGGAGGCTTAAATATTGTCACAATGAAGAGAACCCATGCTTTCCTCCTGGACCTGCAGACTTATAAAAAGAAGAACCAAACCTGCacataatgtaaaaatatccatcaTCAAAATGTCCTGGAGAAAATTCCAATAGCCATGATCGACTGGCAACCCCAGAGTTCATGTTCCAAATCAATCACTAGCAGCAACTCCCACTCAAAAGTATCACTGGCCAACCAAGAAACCTCGTCCATTTCCAATAACTGGAAACAAGGACTTGATCTGTTTAGTCAACTAAATGTGGCAATTGGTGGTTCCCACTCTTAAATGGCAACATTTGCCGAGACAAAAGCTATCACTGACAAATATGAATTCCTCAGCAACGAACTTCAATGCTCGTTTTACAG CTATCGTCTTTCTCCAGATACACCACTGAGCCGTGACTTTGCTAAGGGCGTACACCAGCTCCCGGCTTCATACAACGCAACCACCAAGGAGAAGTACCATAATCTCATATCAACATTTGGAACCCATTACATTACCCAAGCCCAGGTAGGGGGACGACTTAAGGAAGTCACTGCCATAAGGACCTGCCAAGTGGCTATGAATTCCCTGAAAATCAGTGATGTCAAAGACTGTCTGGAATTAGAATCAGCGAACACAGCTAAAGGTAAAACAAAAAATGCCAGTGGCAGCATGAACCTCAAATTGTGCAAGGAAATGGCAAAAGACATGAGCCAATGAAGTAATTTTCATACAACATTCAATGAACGAATGTTTGAG GTTAAAGGTGGTAGAGCTACATTGAATCTGTTTGATGAGAAATCCGGAGGAAAGCCTGGAGTATTTTCAGCTTGGATGGAGAGCCTCAAAACTATTCCTGATCTGGTTACTTTTTCTCTCAAACCAATCCACAATTTAGTGAGATTCAGTGGTCCTCAGAAGGATAATCTCAAAATAGCTGTCAGTAACTATATAAATGGGATGGCTTTACATATGAAATGTTCCTGCTCAGGAAATGCTCATCAAAGCCATAATGGGGACTGCTCCTGTTTCTGCCCAGCAACTAAATATGGAAACTCAGACTGCTGCCCAACCAACAAAGGCCTGGCCCATCTGGTACTAAATGTTGATAAGGCAAGTGGTTTGTATGGTGACTATTTCGGAAAATCAGATGCCTATGTGATATTCAAGTTTGATGACCATGAAGAGAAGACAAAAACTGTGTGGAACAATGATAATCCCGCCTGGAAGGACAGTTACCCAATTGGTATGGTGGAGCTCAGTGCTGTGAAAAAGTTCACCATAGAGGTGTGGGATGAAGACTATGGGTATGATGATGATTTACTTGGCAAGTGTTCTGAGCCCTTGATGTCAgaattctccaaaaaaacctgCCGTTTGGATTATGGAACTTTATCCTatag cctaaatgtcacttgTGTCACGCACCTTCAGGGTAACTTCTGTCAAGACTACAGACCAGTTCCACCCTAA
- the prf1.L gene encoding perforin 1 L homeolog isoform X1, with translation MFTMLHFFMIICFIPLICSSAPLLHTVTCKQGTKTQCLKASFVPGHNLPARGIDIVTMKSAGNILFNTQQYMKNNTCKLCQDSQDKDKWWKLPRALEQWNMQSSCRRTMVSKVLQSPVLVAKEVASRVQNDWTNDLNLTCTELQGNVAMAGAQSKMVQFAFEKLHLDKYTFLSHKFECEYYSFQMSRHWNLSPHFLKALVQLPNYYNSRSNVQYQQLIASYGTHYITDATMGGQLQEVTALRTCEVALSDSTMQLVKDCREAEIMAAVVGPNNTMLSQICVPSTRKYIYVGNFHQGFNERFREVAGGNAMFDLHNHLSGENKWLKSTEKDPALLNYSLMPIHTLINSRSPKRESLRIALSEYIKKRSLKIECPCSGNTYPSQREDCSCSCSPSKYTNSDCCPTRKGLAKLIIEIRSATGLNGDYFSSTDSYVNFYFNGYEKETETIFDNDDPMWNETLDFGMVELGPLKKYTIEVWDEDITTDNDLLLTCKGILKAGNNKMSCQYSDMQLVYTLYTTCAPYLGGEYCDEYIPSSP, from the exons ATGTTTACGATGCTCCATTTCTTCATGATCATCTGTTTCATCCCTTTGATATGTTCTTCCGCTCCCCTGCTTCACACCGTTACTTGTAAGCAAGGCACGAAGACACAATGTCTCAAGGCCTCCTTTGTACCAGGGCACAACCTCCCTGCAAGAGGAATAGATATAGTGACCATGAAGAGTGCTGGGAACATTCTGTTTAACACCCAGCAGTACATGAAAAATAACACTTGTAAATTGTGCCAAGATTCTCAAGATAAAGACAAATGGTGGAAATTACCTAGAGCCCTGGAGCAATGGAATATGCAAAGTTCCTGCAGAAGGACCATGGTGAGCAAAGTCTTACAATCTCCAGTCTTAGTGGCCAAGGAAGTGGCATCACGTGTGCAGAATGATTGGACAAATGATCTGAATTTGACATGCACAGAACTGCAAGGAAACGTAGCCATGGCTGGTGCCCAATCCAAAATGGTGCAGTTTGCTTTTGAGaaattgcatttggacaaatataCTTTCCTCTCCCACAAGTTTGAATGTGAATATTACAG TTTTCAGATGTCTAGGCATTGGAACCTAAGTCCACATTTTTTGAAAGCTCTTGTCCAGCTCCCTAACTACTATAACTCCCGAAGCAACGTACAGTATCAACAACTGATAGCCTCGTATGGCACACACTATATCACTGATGCAACAATGGGGGGGCAGTTGCAGGAAGTGACTGCATTAAGAACCTGCGAAGTGGCTTTGAGTGATAGCACAATGCAGCTGGTGAAAGACTGCCGGGAAGCAGAGATCATGGCTGCTGTGGTTGGTCCAAACAACACAATGCTAAGTCAGATATGTGTGCCTTCAACCAGAAAATATATTTACGTAGGAAACTTCCATCAGGGATTTAATGAAAGGTTTCGGGAG GTGGCAGGAGGAAATGCCATGTTTGACCTTCATAATCATTTGTCTGGGGAAAATAAGTGGTTGAAGAGTACTGAGAAGGATCCTGCTCTACTGAATTACTCATTGATGCCCATCCACACCTTAATTAATTCCAGAAGTCCTAAGAGAGAAAGCCTAAGAATTGCTCTCAGTGAATACATCAAAAAGAGGTCCTTGAAGATAGAATGTCCATGCTCAGGAAATACCTATCCAAGCCAGAGGGAGGATTGCTCTTGTTCTTGTTCCCCATCCAAATATACCAACTCAGACTGCTGCCCAACAAGAAAAGGATTAGCCAAGTTAATCATTGAAATTAGATCTGCCACGGGTCTGAATGGAGACTATTTCTCATCAACAGACAGTTATGTAAACTTCTATTTCAATGGATATGAAAAAGAGACTGAAACTATATTTGACAATGATGATCCTATGTGGAATGAAACACTTGATTTTGGGATGGTAGAGCTTGGCCCTCTGAAAAAGTACACTATAGAGGTGTGGGATGAAGACATTACAACAGATAATGACCTACTCTTAACATGTAAGGGAATTCTAAAAGCAGGGAATAATAAAATGTCATGCCAATACAGTGATATGCAATTAGTGTACACCCTTTACACAACCTGTGCCCCTTATCTTGGAGGTGAATATTGTGATGAATACATTCCCAGTTCACCATGA